gtgtgtgtgtgtgtgtgtgtgtgtgtgtgtgtgtgtgtgtgagagagagtgagtgaggcgtgtgtatgtgtgtgagacggtgagagagtgaggtgtgtgtgtcggtgagagagtgtgtgtgtttgtgtgagagggagttttgtctgtgtgtgtgtgtgtgtgtgtgtgagtgtgtgtccatATAACACGTCATGTCCTCTGTTCTCAGCTCCTCTGGCTGTCAGGTGTTACTCTCAGGCTAAAGTCGAGACCGATGAGGAGTTCGACTCGCGCTGGGTGACGTACTTCAGCAAACCAGACCTGGACGCCTGGGAGCTGTGCAAAGGTGCaccaataacacacacacacacacacacactctatcactgttctgtgttctgtctccagggatgaacacacactctctcacacacacacacactctctctctgtctctctctctctctctctcacacacacgcacacacacacacactctttctctctctctctgtctctctctctcacgcacacacacacacacacacacacacacacacacacacactcactctctctctctctctctctctctctctctctctctctctatcacacacacacacacacacacactctctctctcacacacacactgtcgtGTTCTGTATCCAGGGATGAACACTCTGATTGGATACGATCTCGTTCCGGAGCCGAAGATCCTGGACTCTGCTCTGCGCGCCTGCAGGCGATTGGATGATCTGGCCAGCGCCATTCGCATCCTAGAGGCCGTCAAGGTCAGAGCAAcgagtgggcggggcttgattgagtctgtggggaattgattggatggttgtggtttgctattggctgatctcatgtgagtgacagtaTGTTTTAACCAAGCGGCTCCTCTCCTTAAGCCAATACGGTAGTAAtataaactgcagttcctccactggccactagagcggctccagaaggagcagaatctcgttgagcctcatgttaaaatgcccaactttacagcagaataaaacatgtttacagtctgggacaaattgtggttttggtctatatggctaattttacccgtcatgacgactgtgaggaggtgaatttttttgtaactcattcgtttacgttatataaagccttaaagttctgcataattaagggcgtggttactttgattgacagaaggatagccatttatccgctgtatatagtcattgcgtcacctaagctccaccCACATCGGCTTCTTTATGCATCTGAATCTttatgcaagtgtgtgtgtgtgtgtgtgttctcaggaTAAGTCGGGTCCTCATAAGGACATCTACCCGTACCTGCTCCAGGAGCTGCGGCCCACACTGCAGGAGCTCGGCATCTCCACGCCGGAGGAGCTCGGCCTCCATCAGGAGTAAAGCGGCGGCTCCAGGTTCACATGCGGAACATTTACTTTCACATGTCGTGATGTTTTGCTTCAGATTTATTCATCTTATAGTGGTGCTGAGTAGGAAAATAATACAGTTATGTAAATGTATGTACATATCTCCAAGATATTGTGCACATTTCTATaaattttatactgtataaattggtctttatatatatatatatcctatttttacacaatatatatatatatatatatcggcaTAGTACAAAAtactatatatttataatatttatttatcgcTATGTATGTACATTAAATAtaacatataattatatataataatttttactatatatatCCACACACATTACAAGTATTATAGTTATATAAtgtcatatttataatataaaaattaagttatatatatatttatgactatagttttatgttatttatattaatttattcagtcaggtgtgtgtaaacgcttcagtcaggtgtgtgtgtgtaaacgcttcagtcaggtgtgtgtgtgtaaacgcttcagtcaggtgtgtgtgtgtgtgtaaacgcttcagtcaggtgtgtgtgtgtgtaaacgcttcagtcaggtgtgtgtgtgtaaacgcttcagtcaggtgtgtgtgtgtaaacgcttcagtcaggtgtgtgtgtgtgtaaacgcttcagtcaggtgtgtgtgtgtgtaaacgcttcagtcaggtgtgtgtgtgtgtaaacgcttcagtcaggtgtgtgtgtgtaaacgcttcagtcaggtgtgtgtgtgtgtaaacgcttcagtcaggtgtgtgtgtaaacgcttcagtcaggtgtgtgtgtgtgtaaacgcttcagtcaggtgtgtgtgtgtgtaaacgcttcagtcaggtgtgtgtgt
The nucleotide sequence above comes from Pseudorasbora parva isolate DD20220531a chromosome 16, ASM2467924v1, whole genome shotgun sequence. Encoded proteins:
- the cox5ab gene encoding cytochrome c oxidase subunit 5Ab produces the protein MISAAVLRGLASLTRARAAHTAPLAVRCYSQAKVETDEEFDSRWVTYFSKPDLDAWELCKGMNTLIGYDLVPEPKILDSALRACRRLDDLASAIRILEAVKDKSGPHKDIYPYLLQELRPTLQELGISTPEELGLHQE